One Saimiri boliviensis isolate mSaiBol1 chromosome 5, mSaiBol1.pri, whole genome shotgun sequence genomic window carries:
- the FZD5 gene encoding frizzled-5: MARPDPSAPPSLLLLLLAQLAGRATAASKAPVCQEITVPMCRGIGYNLTHMPNQFNHDTQDEAGLEVHQFWPLVEIHCSPDLRFFLCSMYTPICLPDYHKPLPPCRSVCERAKAGCSPLMRQYGFAWPERMSCDRLPVLGRDAEVLCMDYNRSEATTAPPRPFPAKPTLPGPPGAPASGGECPAGGPSVCKCRDPFVPILKESHPLYNKVRTGQVPNCAVPCYQPSFSSDERTFATFWIGLWSVLCFISTSTTVATFLIDMERFRYPERPIIFLSACYLCVSLGFLVRLVVGHASVACSREHNHIHYETTGPALCTIVFLLVYFFGMASSIWWVILSLTWFLAAGMKWGNEAIAGYAQYFHLAAWLIPSVKSITALALSSVDGDPVAGICYVGNQNLNSLRGFVLGPLVLYLLVGTLFLLAGFVSLFRIRSVIKQGGTKTDKLEKLMIRIGIFTLLYTVPASIVVACYLYEQHYRESWEAALTCACPAPDTGQPRAKPEYWVLMLKYFMCLVVGITSGVWIWSGKTVESWRRFTSRCCCRPRRGHKSGGAMAAGDYPEASAALTGRTGPPGPAAAYHKQVSLSHV, encoded by the coding sequence aTGGCTCGGCCTGACCCGTCCGCGCCGccctctctgctgctgctgctcctggcgCAGCTGGCGGGCCGGGCGACCGCCGCGTCCAAGGCCCCGGTGTGCCAGGAAATCACGGTGCCCATGTGCCGCGGCATCGGCTACAACCTGACGCACATGCCCAACCAGTTCAACCACGACACGCAGGACGAGGCGGGCCTGGAGGTGCACCAGTTCTGGCCGCTGGTGGAGATCCACTGCTCGCCGGACCTGCGCTTCTTCCTGTGCTCCATGTACACGCCCATCTGCCTGCCCGACTATCACAAGCCGCTGCCGCCTTGCCGCTCGGTGTGCGAGCGCGCCAAGGCCGGCTGCTCGCCGCTCATGCGCCAGTACGGCTTCGCCTGGCCCGAGCGCATGAGCTGCGACCGCCTCCCGGTGCTGGGCCGCGACGCCGAGGTCCTGTGCATGGATTACAACCGCAGCGAGGCCACCACGGCGCCCCCCAGGCCCTTCCCAGCCAAGCCCACACTTCCAGGCCCACCAGGGGCGCCGGCCTCAGGGGGCGAATGCCCAGCTGGGGGCCCGTCCGTGTGCAAGTGTCGCGATCCCTTCGTGCCGATCCTGAAGGAGTCACACCCGCTCTACAACAAGGTGCGGACGGGGCAGGTGCCCAACTGCGCGGTACCCTGCTACCAGCCGTCCTTCAGTTCCGATGAGCGCACTTTCGCCACCTTCTGGATCGGCCTGTGGTCGGTGCTGTGCTTCATCTCCACGTCCACCACAGTGGCCACGTTCCTCATCGATATGGAACGCTTCCGCTATCCTGAGCGCCCCATCATCTTCCTGTCCGCCTGTTACCTGTGCGTGTCGCTGGGCTTCCTAGTGCGCCTGGTCGTAGGCCATGCCAGCGTGGCCTGCAGCCGTGAGCACAACCACATCCACTACGAGACCACGGGCCCTGCGCTGTGCACCATCGTCTTCCTCCTGGTCTACTTCTTCGGCATGGCCAGCTCCATCTGGTGGGTCATCCTGTCGCTCACGTGGTTCCTGGCAGCCGGCATGAAGTGGGGCAACGAGGCCATCGCAGGCTACGCGCAGTACTTCCACCTGGCTGCGTGGCTCATCCCCAGCGTCAAGTCCATCACGGCGCTGGCGCTGAGCTCCGTGGACGGGGACCCGGTGGCCGGCATCTGCTACGTGGGCAACCAAAACCTGAACTCGCTGCGCGGCTTCGTGCTGGGCCCACTGGTGCTCTACCTGCTGGTGGGCACGCTCTTCCTGCTGGCGGGCTTTGTGTCGCTCTTCCGCATCCGTAGCGTCATCAAGCAGGGTGGCACCAAGACGGACAAGCTGGAGAAGCTCATGATCCGCATCGGCATCTTCACGCTGCTCTACACGGTGCCCGCCAGCATCGTGGTGGCCTGCTACCTGTACGAGCAGCACTACCGCGAGAGCTGGGAGGCGGCGCTCACCTGCGCCTGCCCGGCCCCCGACACCGGCCAGCCGCGCGCCAAGCCCGAGTACTGGGTGCTCATGCTCAAGTACTTCATGTGCCTGGTGGTGGGCATCACGTCGGGTGTCTGGATCTGGTCGGGCAAGACGGTGGAGTCGTGGCGGCGTTTCACCAGCCGCTGCTGCTGCCGCCCGCGGCGAGGCCACAAGAGCGGGGGCGCCATGGCCGCCGGGGACTACCCCGAGGCCAGCGCCGCACTCACTGGCAGGACCGGGCCGCCGGGCCCCGCCGCCGCCTACCACAAACAGGTGTCCCTGTCGCACGTGTAG